In a genomic window of Sulfoacidibacillus ferrooxidans:
- the hfq gene encoding RNA chaperone Hfq, protein MSTNKIINIQDNFLNQIRKESIPVVVYLVNGFQIRGLVKAFDNFTVVIESEGKQQLIYKHAVSTFTPTRNVRYETEIQS, encoded by the coding sequence GTGTCGACAAATAAGATCATTAATATTCAGGATAACTTTTTAAATCAGATCCGCAAAGAAAGCATTCCAGTTGTTGTTTACCTGGTGAATGGGTTTCAAATACGGGGACTAGTTAAAGCGTTTGACAATTTTACAGTAGTTATTGAGTCAGAAGGCAAGCAACAGCTCATCTATAAACATGCTGTCTCCACCTTTACACCCACTCGCAACGTTCGATATGAAACAGAAATTCAATCGTAA
- a CDS encoding MraY family glycosyltransferase → MSADFIDLIAFSLSFALVYILVPFMRQLALQTGFVDMPTERKVHSTPLPMLGGAAMIIGFITVTIVGHHFLFALRLDKPFIGMIIGASLMFLIGMVDDYAKTRKHDFPAWPKFLVQIIAAGLLVYCGGVIRGIQDPIHPAYYLTFPVWIADFLTIFWIIGIVNVFNFLDGLDGLAGGIAIFASATMLIASLVKGDVSSALSAASLIGVILAFLRFNFYPARIIMGDAGSTFIGYVLAAIAVTGAFKSATAISIFVPVLALGVPIFDAIYVVIRRMLEHRPVYKADRSHGHYRLMAAGFSQLQTVSLIYLVSLAFSVVSVALVLFAR, encoded by the coding sequence TTGTCCGCCGACTTCATTGATTTAATTGCATTTTCTCTTTCGTTTGCTTTGGTGTATATATTAGTTCCTTTCATGCGCCAACTAGCACTACAAACAGGATTTGTTGATATGCCAACGGAACGAAAAGTTCATAGCACCCCACTCCCCATGTTAGGTGGAGCAGCTATGATCATAGGATTTATTACCGTGACTATTGTCGGTCATCACTTCCTTTTCGCATTACGGCTAGATAAGCCGTTTATAGGTATGATTATCGGTGCATCTCTTATGTTTTTAATTGGCATGGTGGATGACTACGCCAAGACCAGAAAACATGATTTTCCAGCTTGGCCTAAGTTTCTTGTACAAATCATAGCCGCTGGTTTACTCGTATACTGCGGCGGTGTAATTCGCGGTATACAAGACCCAATTCACCCAGCGTATTATCTTACATTTCCAGTGTGGATTGCAGATTTCCTAACAATCTTTTGGATAATTGGTATTGTAAATGTCTTTAATTTTTTAGATGGTTTAGATGGTCTGGCAGGCGGTATTGCCATCTTTGCAAGTGCCACTATGCTTATTGCATCATTAGTTAAAGGAGATGTCTCTTCGGCACTCTCAGCCGCTTCCCTCATTGGCGTTATATTAGCCTTTTTGCGCTTTAATTTCTATCCGGCACGCATTATCATGGGTGATGCAGGCTCAACATTTATCGGCTATGTTTTAGCAGCTATTGCAGTTACAGGCGCGTTTAAATCAGCAACAGCAATCTCAATTTTTGTTCCTGTACTCGCATTAGGGGTTCCTATTTTTGATGCCATTTACGTGGTCATCCGTCGAATGCTAGAACATCGTCCTGTATATAAAGCAGATCGTAGCCACGGCCATTATCGTCTCATGGCAGCCGGTTTCAGTCAGTTGCAAACAGTCAGCTTAATATACTTAGTATCTTTAGCTTTCTCTGTCGTCTCCGTAGCTCTTGTGTTATTTGCTCGCTAA
- the mutL gene encoding DNA mismatch repair endonuclease MutL: protein MGLIHVLDDLVANQIAAGEVVERPAAAVKELMENAIDAGSKKIHIGTRDGGLTLIEVQDDGVGIEPEDVETAFLRHATSKLRELTDLTKMRSLGFRGEALPSIAAVSKVTVRTRTAHSEEGQLLHYEAGQLLERKFIGCSQGTRITVQDLFYNTPARLKFVRSLQTENTHIVDVVSRAAMARPDISFRLQIDDRVAIQTPGDGQLLSAFASIYGLSLAKSTFGLCIESPDYAIAGLLVAPEFARKSRNAMWFSVNGRPIRNIALGNAVLDGYYTLVPKGRFPVVALALSMTPTLVDVNVHPSKTEVRFSEERDICVLLTEAVKQSLKVASGSPVVQSLSKGTITEQDGLVQSLSASGKGVETSLHNHHALPTLSENASLSVQVAETSPSMSGRSLLGTNRTPSTYGTAYTNATKAPIPLDKRDAASMDVVTQVALNLFASEGYPQEVVTPVAQLRAVAQVLKLVIVAEDGEDIYLIDQHAAHERVLYEKFRKKMREQDHYAMELLVPITLELNVIKIELLFQHQAQWTSFGLVIEPFGENVIRITHVPSIWEGLDIEQLAHDVIFDVLEDRTTSVFRSELEDKVILRACKAAIKANSTMDRQEMDALLEAMQKLDNPFTCPHGRPTAIRITRSQLEKEFKRTL, encoded by the coding sequence ATGGGATTGATCCACGTACTAGATGATTTAGTTGCCAACCAGATTGCGGCAGGAGAAGTGGTTGAGCGTCCTGCCGCGGCTGTTAAAGAGTTGATGGAGAATGCGATTGATGCGGGTTCTAAAAAAATTCACATTGGAACGCGCGATGGCGGATTAACACTAATCGAAGTGCAAGATGATGGTGTTGGGATAGAACCAGAAGACGTAGAAACAGCATTTTTACGTCACGCCACAAGTAAATTGCGTGAGTTGACAGATTTGACAAAAATGCGTTCACTTGGTTTTCGGGGAGAAGCACTGCCATCCATTGCAGCGGTCAGTAAAGTGACAGTACGGACGCGTACAGCTCACTCTGAAGAGGGGCAACTGCTTCACTACGAAGCAGGACAATTGTTAGAACGAAAGTTTATCGGCTGTTCTCAAGGTACGCGTATTACAGTGCAAGATTTATTTTATAATACGCCAGCGCGTTTAAAATTTGTGCGCTCATTACAAACAGAAAATACACATATTGTAGATGTTGTTTCGCGGGCAGCTATGGCACGACCTGATATCTCCTTTCGTTTGCAAATTGACGATCGTGTAGCTATACAAACACCAGGTGATGGTCAACTATTATCTGCTTTCGCATCCATCTATGGACTCAGTTTAGCTAAATCCACGTTTGGTTTATGTATTGAATCGCCAGATTACGCTATTGCTGGTTTACTTGTTGCACCTGAATTTGCACGTAAATCGCGAAATGCGATGTGGTTTTCTGTGAATGGCAGGCCAATTCGCAATATTGCATTAGGCAATGCCGTTCTTGATGGATATTATACATTGGTACCTAAAGGGCGATTTCCTGTTGTGGCTTTAGCTTTGTCTATGACTCCTACTCTGGTGGATGTCAATGTGCATCCTAGTAAAACGGAAGTGCGATTTAGTGAAGAGCGTGATATTTGTGTACTGCTTACGGAAGCTGTCAAACAGTCCTTAAAGGTTGCGTCAGGCTCACCCGTTGTGCAGAGTTTGAGTAAGGGTACGATTACTGAACAAGATGGTCTTGTTCAGAGTTTGTCTGCTAGTGGGAAAGGCGTAGAGACATCATTACACAACCATCATGCACTACCAACGTTAAGTGAAAATGCATCTCTAAGTGTACAAGTAGCGGAAACTTCACCATCCATGTCTGGAAGAAGCTTGCTTGGGACAAATCGCACACCAAGTACTTATGGTACTGCCTACACCAATGCTACGAAGGCACCAATACCTTTAGATAAAAGAGATGCGGCTTCAATGGATGTTGTGACGCAAGTAGCACTGAACTTATTTGCTAGTGAGGGATATCCTCAAGAAGTGGTTACTCCTGTTGCACAACTTCGCGCGGTAGCGCAGGTGTTAAAGCTTGTGATTGTTGCAGAAGATGGAGAAGATATTTACCTGATTGATCAACATGCGGCACATGAACGGGTGCTTTATGAGAAATTTCGTAAAAAAATGAGGGAACAGGATCATTATGCAATGGAATTACTGGTTCCAATCACGCTTGAATTAAATGTGATTAAGATTGAATTGCTCTTTCAACATCAAGCACAATGGACTTCTTTTGGGCTCGTGATTGAACCTTTTGGAGAAAATGTCATTCGCATTACACATGTGCCCTCTATTTGGGAGGGTTTAGATATAGAGCAATTAGCTCATGATGTTATTTTTGATGTGCTGGAAGATCGAACTACTTCTGTATTTCGTAGTGAACTTGAGGATAAAGTCATCTTACGAGCTTGTAAGGCTGCCATAAAGGCTAATTCAACTATGGATCGACAAGAAATGGATGCTTTACTTGAAGCCATGCAAAAGTTAGATAATCCTTTTACTTGTCCACATGGACGTCCTACTGCTATTCGAATTACGCGTAGTCAACTTGAAAAGGAATTTAAGCGAACACTTTAG
- the miaB gene encoding tRNA (N6-isopentenyl adenosine(37)-C2)-methylthiotransferase MiaB, whose product MSNHIEELDQLAIQVTRPVIEKTDLRAMTDAVRKELVGSYKGKRYMIRTYGCQMNAHDTEVMAGLLETMGYEPTHDETLADLILFNTCAVRENAENKVFGEVGRVRPLKHLNPELLIGVCGCMPQEKAVQEKIQKTYPWIDLAFGTHNLHRLPELIETARASQETVLEVWDKAQYILDDLPKARKDGIHAWVNIQYGCNKFCTYCIVPYTRGRERSRTLSSIVEEVKGLVDSGYKEITVLGQNVNDYGIDLGDADFSDLLRAVGGVDGVERVRFTTSNPWNFSDRVIAAIAETKTVCEHIHLPVQSGSNDVLRKMNRGYTREYYAKLVEKIRTAIPHVSLTTDLIVGFPTETEADFEQTLALVQEMSYDTAYTFIYSPRPGTPAARYEDPISAEIKKERLNRLMNLQNEISRMHNEKLLGHMVEVMIEGVSRTNEHVLAGRTRTNKIVLLDAPKELIHETVWVRIDGAQTWTLRGTIVSPQVITA is encoded by the coding sequence GTGAGTAACCATATCGAAGAGCTGGATCAGTTAGCCATTCAAGTAACGCGTCCAGTGATTGAAAAGACTGACTTACGAGCTATGACTGATGCTGTCCGTAAAGAGTTAGTGGGTAGTTACAAAGGAAAACGCTATATGATTCGTACGTACGGTTGCCAAATGAATGCACATGACACTGAAGTGATGGCAGGGTTACTAGAAACGATGGGCTATGAACCGACTCATGACGAGACTCTAGCAGATCTTATTTTATTTAATACTTGCGCAGTAAGAGAAAATGCGGAGAACAAGGTTTTTGGCGAAGTCGGGCGCGTAAGACCGCTTAAACATCTAAATCCAGAATTACTTATTGGGGTATGCGGTTGTATGCCACAAGAAAAAGCTGTTCAGGAAAAAATCCAAAAAACGTATCCGTGGATTGATTTAGCCTTTGGGACACATAACCTCCATCGCTTACCAGAGTTGATTGAAACGGCGCGCGCAAGTCAGGAAACCGTGCTGGAAGTATGGGATAAAGCTCAATATATATTGGATGATCTGCCTAAAGCTCGTAAGGATGGAATTCATGCATGGGTAAATATTCAATACGGATGTAATAAATTCTGCACGTATTGCATCGTGCCTTACACGCGGGGACGTGAACGGAGTCGTACGCTCTCTAGCATCGTGGAAGAAGTAAAAGGGCTTGTTGATTCTGGTTATAAAGAAATCACTGTTCTTGGCCAAAACGTAAATGACTATGGGATTGATCTTGGCGACGCAGACTTTTCTGATCTCTTGCGAGCAGTTGGCGGTGTGGATGGGGTAGAACGTGTGCGATTTACGACTTCAAATCCTTGGAATTTTTCTGATCGAGTGATTGCAGCTATTGCTGAGACAAAAACAGTGTGTGAGCACATTCATCTTCCTGTACAGTCAGGAAGTAATGATGTCTTGCGTAAAATGAATCGAGGATATACCAGGGAATATTACGCCAAGTTAGTAGAAAAAATCCGCACTGCCATTCCTCATGTTTCTTTAACAACAGATTTGATTGTTGGGTTTCCAACAGAAACAGAGGCTGATTTTGAGCAGACGTTAGCTCTTGTACAAGAAATGTCATATGACACGGCGTATACATTCATTTATTCTCCACGTCCTGGAACACCCGCAGCACGCTATGAGGATCCGATTTCCGCAGAGATTAAAAAAGAACGTTTGAATCGGTTGATGAATCTTCAAAATGAAATCTCTCGTATGCATAATGAAAAATTACTAGGGCACATGGTTGAAGTGATGATTGAAGGCGTCAGTCGAACAAATGAACATGTCCTTGCAGGCCGTACGCGTACGAATAAAATTGTTTTACTTGATGCACCTAAAGAGCTCATTCATGAAACGGTATGGGTGCGTATTGATGGCGCTCAAACCTGGACGCTACGTGGAACGATCGTTTCACCACAAGTGATTACGGCATAA
- the mutS gene encoding DNA mismatch repair protein MutS, protein MAKRTPMMEQYETIKQTCEDALLFFRLGDFYELFYEDAKIASSILDLTLTGRGSGDQRMPMCGVPYHAADNYISRLVAKGFKVAICEQVEDPKETKGLVRREIIRLITPGTAHEFVRQDTYRPLIATFVELTEGIVEGAIADALTGNVWIKQGDYLALTNWFERMQVSEVVADDKLYATCAKHLKEYSVRANIAYSQVPAHEDADHSFESYSASQLLVTYLEHTSKRSLDHMKLPEAMGKDRFMELTASTIRHLEVIRPATEGRKDATLFDTLNFTSNAMGRRYLREMLEHPLYDLSIITQRLDMIEHLVKNPLLQGELQNGLKEMYDLTRIVSRISFGQVSPRDLWYLAQSLQVVAVLKKNIQATDSVSEIFAGIIQHLHECQELAQMIGSILSEEVLDNNKNGAIIKQGANTTIDELRAIVQGGRAHILSIEQAERVRTGIKSLKVGYNRVFGYYIEVTSANAHLVPDDYERKQTLTSAERYVTKELREREYEIVLANEKLAELELALIDEIVDVARAQLRQIQETADALGQLDALVGLAKAAISYHYTRPIVDHSCNMKIEGGRHPVVERHAVDGFIENDVLLSNDKRQIALITGPNMGGKSTYMRQTALIVIMAQIGSFVPAAFAQIGIVDKLFTRIGASDDVSAGLSTFMVEMTESAEILHEATDHSLLIFDEIGRGTATYDGMSIAEAIVEYVHDRIGARSLFATHYHELTELPRRLPRVFNLSVAVKEDDHQIVFLHRVVERFADRSYGIQVAQKAGLPESVTARARTILTELERGVQEIASTTQQMEFAFPDMQDVKQALYKEYLNEVMDLQLDEFTPKQALIYLYELQERIRKGIDHGIDPRTR, encoded by the coding sequence TTGGCGAAGCGCACTCCAATGATGGAGCAGTATGAAACGATCAAGCAGACGTGTGAAGACGCGCTGCTTTTCTTTCGTTTAGGAGATTTTTATGAGTTGTTTTATGAAGATGCGAAAATTGCAAGCTCGATTCTGGATTTGACTCTAACGGGGCGTGGATCCGGGGATCAGAGAATGCCCATGTGCGGGGTGCCCTACCATGCAGCAGACAATTATATTAGTAGACTTGTGGCAAAAGGCTTTAAAGTGGCTATTTGTGAGCAAGTGGAAGATCCAAAAGAAACAAAAGGTCTTGTGCGGCGTGAGATCATCAGGTTAATCACACCTGGAACTGCACATGAATTTGTTCGACAAGATACGTATCGACCGCTTATTGCGACTTTTGTGGAATTAACAGAGGGTATAGTGGAAGGTGCGATTGCGGACGCATTAACAGGGAATGTATGGATCAAACAAGGAGATTATCTTGCATTAACCAATTGGTTTGAACGGATGCAAGTTTCGGAAGTAGTAGCTGATGATAAGTTATATGCAACTTGCGCAAAGCATCTAAAGGAGTATTCTGTTCGAGCCAATATAGCTTATTCACAGGTACCTGCACACGAAGATGCAGATCATTCATTTGAATCTTATTCTGCTAGTCAGCTGCTTGTGACCTATCTCGAACATACAAGTAAACGTTCTCTTGATCATATGAAGCTTCCAGAGGCTATGGGTAAAGATCGATTTATGGAATTGACAGCAAGTACAATCCGCCACTTAGAAGTCATTCGACCAGCGACAGAAGGTCGAAAAGATGCGACATTATTTGATACGTTAAATTTCACTTCAAATGCGATGGGGCGTCGGTATTTGCGCGAAATGTTGGAGCATCCGTTATATGATCTCTCCATCATTACGCAACGGCTAGATATGATAGAGCATTTAGTGAAAAACCCTCTGTTACAAGGTGAACTACAAAATGGATTAAAGGAAATGTATGATTTGACGCGAATTGTTTCTCGGATTTCATTTGGACAAGTGTCTCCACGTGATCTATGGTATTTGGCACAGTCTTTGCAAGTGGTGGCGGTTTTGAAAAAAAATATACAAGCAACAGACTCAGTAAGTGAAATATTTGCTGGAATTATTCAACATCTACATGAATGCCAAGAGCTTGCGCAAATGATTGGTTCGATTCTATCGGAAGAGGTCTTAGACAACAATAAGAATGGAGCGATCATCAAACAGGGGGCTAACACAACGATTGACGAGCTTCGTGCGATTGTTCAAGGTGGACGCGCGCATATTCTATCGATAGAACAAGCAGAGCGTGTCCGTACGGGAATAAAATCGTTAAAGGTCGGATATAATCGCGTTTTTGGCTATTACATCGAGGTTACTAGTGCAAATGCTCATCTGGTTCCAGACGACTATGAACGCAAACAAACATTGACGTCTGCAGAACGCTATGTGACCAAAGAGTTGCGTGAAAGAGAGTACGAGATTGTACTAGCAAATGAAAAATTAGCGGAACTTGAACTTGCTTTAATTGATGAAATCGTGGATGTGGCGCGTGCACAGTTGCGTCAGATCCAAGAGACCGCAGATGCATTGGGCCAGCTTGATGCACTTGTAGGACTTGCAAAAGCAGCTATTTCATATCACTATACGCGACCGATCGTAGACCATAGCTGTAACATGAAAATAGAGGGTGGACGGCATCCTGTTGTAGAAAGGCATGCTGTCGATGGATTTATTGAAAATGATGTTCTGTTATCTAATGACAAGAGGCAAATTGCTTTAATTACTGGACCCAATATGGGTGGAAAAAGCACCTATATGAGACAGACAGCGTTGATTGTAATCATGGCACAAATAGGAAGTTTTGTTCCTGCTGCTTTTGCGCAAATCGGCATTGTAGATAAGTTATTTACTCGAATTGGTGCTTCGGATGATGTTTCTGCTGGTTTAAGTACATTTATGGTGGAGATGACTGAAAGCGCTGAGATTTTACATGAGGCAACTGATCATAGTCTGCTCATTTTTGATGAGATCGGACGTGGCACTGCGACGTATGATGGCATGAGTATCGCGGAAGCCATCGTAGAGTATGTGCATGATCGGATTGGTGCGCGGTCATTATTTGCAACTCATTATCATGAATTAACTGAGCTTCCACGAAGATTACCAAGAGTATTTAATTTATCAGTGGCTGTAAAAGAGGATGACCATCAGATCGTGTTTTTACACCGAGTCGTTGAGCGTTTTGCAGATCGTTCATACGGCATACAAGTAGCGCAAAAAGCGGGGTTACCGGAGTCTGTAACAGCACGCGCTAGAACAATATTGACTGAACTTGAGCGTGGTGTCCAAGAAATAGCTTCTACAACTCAACAGATGGAGTTTGCATTTCCTGATATGCAAGATGTGAAACAGGCTTTGTATAAGGAATATTTGAATGAAGTAATGGATTTACAATTAGACGAATTCACCCCTAAACAAGCGTTGATTTATTTATATGAACTACAGGAGCGTATCAGAAAGGGAATCGACCATGGGATTGATCCACGTACTAGATGA
- a CDS encoding YheC/YheD family protein: MIGKTVKDPIGILTASRKPDVLGGNVSNFRRIIQAAHSQDISCAIYNVCPREVTVYRYSQQGSLKKESFVGFPKVLYNRIPTRVLENQDVVKKTIHELERQGRKITNPHFLRKDEIAALWDSRTDLAACTPRSHVVRHAEDILDFVSTGEYDGLYLKPISGKAGIGIFHMAKHGQHFEVLEQQKGRRVRHGLFTYKELSDWILTRRWGQHYLLQEEAAVEHYRGRRFDLRLLLHKDSNASFALTGAGVRIGPARGITTHVPNGGEIAKPQDVLKDLYGKRAEYVLYQASDVAVKAADAIATSPGIWSELSIDMGLMKDGSPVLFEANAKPMKFDEPSIERLAKKRLIQCLHHLA; this comes from the coding sequence ATGATTGGAAAGACAGTAAAGGATCCAATCGGTATTTTAACGGCAAGTCGTAAACCTGATGTACTTGGTGGGAATGTATCTAATTTTAGGCGAATCATTCAAGCGGCACATAGTCAGGATATTTCTTGCGCGATCTATAATGTATGTCCGCGAGAAGTAACGGTCTATCGGTATTCCCAACAAGGGTCTCTTAAAAAAGAAAGTTTCGTTGGATTCCCAAAAGTTTTATATAACAGGATTCCAACTCGGGTGTTAGAAAATCAGGATGTTGTAAAGAAGACCATACATGAGTTGGAGCGTCAGGGGAGGAAGATCACCAATCCGCATTTTCTACGTAAAGATGAGATTGCTGCTCTATGGGATTCCAGAACAGATCTAGCAGCATGTACTCCTCGAAGTCATGTGGTCAGACATGCGGAAGATATTTTGGACTTTGTAAGCACTGGTGAGTATGATGGGCTTTATCTTAAACCCATTTCAGGGAAAGCAGGAATTGGAATTTTCCACATGGCTAAACACGGACAACATTTTGAAGTGCTTGAACAACAAAAGGGAAGGCGTGTGCGTCATGGCCTTTTTACTTACAAAGAATTGTCTGACTGGATTCTAACGCGCAGATGGGGCCAGCATTATCTTTTGCAAGAAGAGGCAGCCGTAGAACACTACCGTGGACGGCGGTTTGATCTGCGGTTACTTTTGCATAAAGATTCGAATGCATCTTTTGCTTTGACTGGGGCAGGTGTAAGAATTGGACCCGCACGAGGAATTACTACTCACGTACCCAATGGCGGAGAAATTGCAAAACCACAAGATGTATTAAAAGACCTATATGGCAAACGTGCCGAGTACGTTTTGTACCAGGCCAGTGATGTTGCTGTGAAAGCTGCAGATGCTATTGCAACATCTCCTGGTATTTGGTCAGAACTATCTATTGATATGGGACTCATGAAAGATGGAAGTCCAGTTCTTTTTGAGGCAAATGCAAAGCCGATGAAGTTTGATGAGCCTTCTATTGAACGACTCGCGAAGAAACGGTTGATCCAGTGTTTACATCATTTAGCTTAA
- a CDS encoding threonine aldolase family protein translates to MESNFSLLEAFKQTQHQVTHHGKRNIQVLQDVLSHLDGQLESDIYGKGTIIEDFQTKIATYLGKEAAVFFPSGTMAQQIALRIWCDMSGSKKVAYHPLCHMEIHEENGLKTLHNIESVLLANKDRLIDLHDVLEMEDDVTALLLELPQREIGGQLPDYTTLESISTLCHQKGIKLHLDGARLFEILPYYQKTAAEVCDLFDSVYVSFYKGIGGIAGAILAGEQTFITQSIVWKRRHGGDLISLYPYILSADHYFEQRVHKMTQYYEGAKELAAYFNHCHGISTRPLVPVSNMFHVHFGFKREQIEPLLIKIYSLTSIGFTGKLNEISNNECSFEVSIGDQYDNISKEALRTVFDMLATEMTLLQSL, encoded by the coding sequence ATGGAATCTAATTTTTCCCTACTAGAAGCATTTAAACAAACTCAACACCAGGTAACTCATCACGGCAAGAGGAATATTCAAGTACTACAAGATGTATTGAGTCATTTAGACGGTCAACTCGAGAGTGATATATACGGAAAAGGAACGATTATTGAAGACTTCCAGACCAAAATAGCTACCTATTTAGGAAAAGAAGCTGCCGTATTCTTCCCCTCAGGGACTATGGCGCAGCAAATTGCACTACGAATTTGGTGCGATATGAGTGGGAGTAAGAAAGTTGCATATCATCCGTTGTGCCACATGGAAATTCATGAGGAAAACGGATTAAAAACATTGCATAACATTGAGTCCGTTCTTTTAGCTAATAAAGATAGATTGATCGACTTACATGACGTTTTAGAGATGGAGGACGATGTAACTGCTCTACTACTTGAACTACCTCAACGCGAGATTGGAGGACAATTACCCGACTATACAACACTTGAATCCATTTCTACATTATGCCATCAAAAAGGAATCAAGCTTCACTTAGACGGTGCAAGATTATTTGAAATCCTACCTTATTATCAAAAGACGGCCGCTGAAGTTTGTGATCTCTTTGATAGTGTCTATGTTTCATTTTACAAAGGCATCGGCGGAATTGCCGGAGCCATACTTGCAGGTGAACAAACCTTTATCACACAATCCATAGTTTGGAAGCGTCGCCACGGTGGGGATCTCATCAGTCTCTACCCTTATATCCTTAGTGCTGATCATTATTTTGAACAGAGAGTACATAAGATGACTCAGTATTATGAAGGGGCAAAGGAACTAGCTGCTTATTTTAATCATTGCCACGGTATATCTACGCGGCCTTTAGTACCTGTTAGCAATATGTTTCATGTTCATTTTGGCTTTAAAAGAGAGCAAATAGAACCACTACTCATTAAAATATACTCGTTAACAAGCATCGGCTTTACAGGTAAACTTAATGAAATAAGCAATAATGAATGCTCCTTTGAAGTAAGCATTGGTGACCAATACGATAATATTTCTAAAGAAGCATTACGCACAGTGTTTGACATGTTGGCTACAGAAATGACATTGTTGCAATCATTGTAG
- the miaA gene encoding tRNA (adenosine(37)-N6)-dimethylallyltransferase MiaA, with translation MEEYAQIPIVCIVGPTAVGKTGLSLELSHRLDGEIISADSMQVYRGMDIGTAKLPFIEREGVPHYMIDVVDPTETFTAYDYARMARPIIRDIASRGKVPFMVGGTGLYFRSVLDDLDFTPATRDEALRSTLELETVEHGIQVLHEWLQQLDPVSAMRIHPNDQKRLIRALEINLLTGKPVAENHRSTNSLSPFVPLVIGLNMEREVLYARIDQRVDQMIDEGLLFEVQTLIKKGCTAQHTSMQAIGYKELVNYIEGHVSFSDAVIRIKQASRRYAKRQLSWFRADPRISWYNWPNDDKISVVSTILESINRDGIRKKPTYE, from the coding sequence ATGGAGGAATATGCACAGATCCCTATCGTGTGTATCGTAGGTCCTACAGCAGTGGGTAAGACAGGTCTTAGTTTAGAACTCTCACATCGTTTAGATGGTGAAATAATTTCGGCTGACTCGATGCAGGTATATCGGGGAATGGATATTGGTACGGCCAAGTTACCATTTATAGAACGTGAAGGTGTGCCACATTATATGATTGATGTGGTGGACCCCACAGAAACTTTTACAGCGTATGATTACGCGAGGATGGCTCGTCCGATCATCAGGGATATTGCGAGTCGAGGGAAAGTTCCGTTTATGGTGGGTGGTACAGGTCTTTATTTTAGATCTGTTCTGGATGATTTGGACTTTACACCGGCTACTCGTGATGAGGCATTGCGAAGTACACTTGAGTTAGAAACAGTAGAGCATGGCATACAGGTTTTACATGAATGGTTACAACAACTTGATCCTGTATCAGCTATGCGAATTCATCCTAATGACCAAAAAAGATTGATTAGAGCACTTGAAATTAATCTTTTGACAGGGAAGCCTGTTGCCGAGAATCACCGTAGCACAAACTCTTTATCGCCATTTGTACCCTTAGTTATCGGTTTAAATATGGAGCGTGAAGTACTGTATGCACGTATAGATCAGAGAGTAGATCAGATGATTGATGAAGGATTACTTTTTGAAGTACAGACCCTCATAAAAAAGGGATGTACTGCACAACACACGTCTATGCAGGCTATTGGTTACAAAGAATTGGTCAATTATATTGAAGGTCACGTTAGTTTTTCTGATGCGGTTATAAGAATTAAACAAGCAAGTCGACGGTATGCTAAACGACAGTTATCTTGGTTCCGGGCTGATCCGCGTATTTCGTGGTATAATTGGCCAAATGATGATAAGATAAGTGTGGTATCTACTATCCTTGAGTCCATAAATAGGGATGGTATCAGAAAAAAACCTACGTATGAATAA